Proteins encoded in a region of the Dreissena polymorpha isolate Duluth1 chromosome 6, UMN_Dpol_1.0, whole genome shotgun sequence genome:
- the LOC127835699 gene encoding uncharacterized protein LOC127835699, with the protein MNVLDLIFDSTLSKRREAFVDIFMRIPNVNPSPHFQAKPGMLPELVPMIKDHYILEESSTRVSLQQLANIFDKTSNLKDFQIVEILMDLSEYKYGHMISKSMHLLNRYFSAHHSLFGSALHTRVLINKDSVKLHRFLEGKLPELHRLSTSKLGEMEITQLTSILDELIKNSHLKGDKAEPHGMNQNIMFSHGKIVINTYM; encoded by the exons ATGAACGTGTTGGATCTTATTTTTGATTCCACCTTAAGCAAGCGCCGGGAG GCATTTGTGGATATTTTTATGAGAATTCCGAATGTCAATCCAAGCCCTCATTTTCAAGCAAAACCAGGAATGTTGCCGGAGTTAGTTCCCATGATAAAAGATCATTATATATTGGAAGAAAG tTCAACACGTGTATCATTACAACAGCTAGCGAACATATTTGACAAAACCTCAAATCTGAAAGATTTTCAGATTGTAGAAATTCTGATG GACCTGTCGGAGTACAAGTACGGCCATATGATTAGCAAGTCCATGCATCTTCTCAACCGCTATTTCTCCGCCCACCATAGTCTTTTTGGCAGCGCGTTGCATACTCGG GTGCTCATCAATAAGGACTCGGTTAAATTACACCGTTTTCTGGAAGGAAAGCTTCCAGAGCTGCACCGTCTATCTACAAGCAAACTTGGTGAAATGGAAATCACACAGCTAACTTCAATTCTTGATGAGCTGATAAA GAACAGTCACCTGAAAGGGGATAAGGCAGAACCTCATGGCATGAACCAAAATATTATGTTCAGTCATGGTAAGATTGTAATCAATACGTATATGTAA
- the LOC127835700 gene encoding inositol 1,4,5-trisphosphate receptor-like, which produces MADDTLCIGDVVCLYSVESKGFVLAAHHSSAHNVISVGSNQNKDKPDINDQNSFAFEILAPNRYKWNKKYQKLLSEIKHDPDNTTLQSLLQNYQKSAEPENLENKRHQQRHQGKKIVYGNIIQLKHRFTRKWVHVNSILSSLQESKTLAVELHDYNDKTAQFKVKPRFKVKVDGDEVRAGDQIVFESVKHPREFLHVSPQFTDTMSLGKKQRHELNLSSECSGFHVLRKYQPSMEDGSHIKVGDIVRFCHMEMEAYMVAEGLFDDFLTEDVHLRVRPVSHSNPKPLSPSSSAITFWQIELLTGGAKGGVLKWQQHCRLLHMCTRMYLCVQQESQVTLTADHFDSKTLFRFHPVGRAGEDIPEGGKCRLEHVATGSWLHACQDAYQRKQEQTGDSKSMDSLKWSNAQLKRVSAIEEERVEDTFVVQCVDHALIDSLNVVAGIIPIIQKVVADRKDGQIVNKETTGNVICALNELAAFMVVDGEPAKTRQKLLRNLNIIQLIIRLLKCPLNGQDHSEMLQIFQAAYELLYCFLLGGSQKNRLFLARYIDFFMGQFDIREKKTGINAVRVVIEIIRDKKEIVDRITHDHIDRFVDLLKREKNYRYLELLGVLCVCNDTPIADNQHYITEVWLLKEMNCVFLTDLGQYIDKDEGKMYISSNNGKDYILLSEFVKRNEDAMEYLFLINQLKLFGQLCHGQNSFSIQVLTKQMHYFTWKQAFSCVQNVELPDKLRVLYCELIITIFVDIPDNRSGGDIVKNIFVAVDGDMDQLGKMPSFLNQSSSNLVALNKWATSFLSQQEEMTASLVDNNILISRIFRIMNYLVAFGFYDNPDEKQRLLSNLMRLMDGRNDKPKPTNEGLFYPIVINMNLEKTKPVSMTAYDGES; this is translated from the exons ATGGCTGACGATACGTTATGCATTGGAGACGTAGTATGCCTATATTCTGTAGAAAGCAAAGGCTTTGTCTTGGCAGCTCACCACAG TTCTGCTCACAATGTTATCAGTGTAGGCTCTAATCAGAACAAAGATAAACCCGACATCAACGACCAAAACA GTTTTGCGTTTGAAATACTTGCGCCCAACAGATATAAATGGAATAAGAAATATCAAAAACTCTTATCCGAAATCAAACATGATCCGGACAACACTACTCTGCAAAGCTTGTTGCAAAATTACCAG AAATCAGCTGAACCTGAAAATTTGGAAAATAAGCGGCACCAGCAACGACATCAAGGGAAGAAAATCGTATATGGAAATATCATACAG CTAAAACACAGGTTTACAAGGAAGTGGGTCCATGTCAACAGCATATTATCTTCGTTGCAGGAGAGTAAGACTTTAGCT GTTGAACTGCATGACTACAACGACAAGACAGCTCAATTCAAAGTAAAACCTcgattcaaggtcaaggtcgacgGGGACGAG GTGCGGGCGGGGGATCAAATCGTTTTTGAAAGTGTCAAACATCCTAGAGAATTCTTACATGTATCGCCACAGTTTACGGACACAATGTCTCTTGGAAAGAAGCAACG TCATGAATTAAACCTTTCCTCGGAGTGCTCTGGTTTTCACGTATTAAGAAAATACCAACCGTCCATGGAAGATGGCAGTCATATAAAG GTTGGGGACATTGTGCGGTTCTGCCACATGGAGATGGAGGCTTACATGGTGGCAGAGGGTCTCTTTGATGACTTCTTAACGGAAGATG tCCATTTGAGAGTGCGACCAGTCAGTCATTCGAACCCTAAACCATTGAGTCCAAGCAGCTCCGCGATTACATTTTGGCAAATTGAGCTTCTGACGGGAGGAGCAAAAG GAGGTGTCCTCAAGTGGCAACAACACTGTCGTCTGCTCCACATGTGCACCCGGATGTACCTTTGTGTACAGCAGGAAAGTCAAGTGACATTGACCGCGGACCATTTTGATAGTAAAACACTCTTCAGATTTCACCCAGTCGGCAGG GCGGGAGAAGATATTCCAGAAGGTGGCAAATGCAGGCTGGAACACGTAGCAACCGGCAGTTGGTTGCATGCCTGTCAAG aCGCGTACCAGAGAAAACAGGAACAAACAGGCGACAGCAAATCGATGGATTCTCTTAAATGGAGCAATGCTCAGTTGAAGAGG gtATCGGCGATTGAAGAGGAGCGTGTAGAAGACACATTCGTGGTACAGTGTGTCGACCACGCACTCATTGATAGCTTAAACGTCGTGGCAGGCATCATACCAATCATACAGAAAGTTGTGGCGGAT AGGAAAGATGGGCAAATTGTAAATAAAGAAACTACGGGAAATGTCATCTGT GCCCTAAACGAACTCGCTGCTTTTATGGTCGTTGATGGGGAACCGGCGAAGACTCGTCAAAAGCTTTTGAGGAACCTTAATATTATTCAACTCATAATCAGGCTCCTGAAGTGTCCACTCAATGGCCAAGATCACTC AGAAATGCTTCAGATCTTCCAAGCTGCATACGAGCTTTTGTATTGTTTCTTGCTTGGCGGCTCTCAGAAGAACAGACTTTTCCTCGCAAGATACATTGACTTCTTTATGGGGCAATTCGACATAAGAGAG aagaAGACGGGAATAAATGCTGTTCGTGTGGTTATTGAAATTATCAGAGACAAAAAGGAGATCGTTGACCGGATCACCCACGACCACATCGACAGGTTTGTGGACCTTTTGAAGCGAGAGAAGAACTACAGGTACCTTGAACTGCTCGGTGTGCTTTGCGTGTGCAACGACACACCCATTGCGGACAATCAACACTACATCACTGAAGTATGGCTCCTGAAGGAAATG AACTGTGTCTTTTTGACGGATCTTGGTCAATATATTGACAAAGACGAAGGGAAGATGTACATATCTTCCAACAATGGCAAAGACTACATCCTACTTTCAGAGTTCGTCAAg CGCAACGAAGATGCTATGGAGTACTTGTTTTTGATCAACCAGCTGAAGCTGTTTGGACAGCTATGCCAT GGACAGAACAGTTTCTCGATACAAGTTCTCACCAAGCAGATGCATTACTTCACTTGGAAACAAGCTTTCAGCTGTGTACAGAATGTAGAGCTACCGGACAAGCTGAGGGTGTTATACTGTGAACTGATCATAA CCATATTTGTTGATATTCCTGACAACCGTTCCGGAGGGGATATTGTGAAAAATATCTTCGTCGCTGTCGACGGAGACATG GACCAACTGGGGAAAATGCCATCGTTTCTCAACCAGTCTTCGTCTAACTTAGTTGCACTGAACAAATGGGCTACAAGCTTTCTAAGCCAACAGGAGGAAATGACTGCTTCATTGGTTGACAATAACATCCTGATATCACGA ATATTTCGAATCATGAATTACTTGGTGGCTTTTGGATTTTACGACAATCCAGACGAGAAACAAAGATTGCTTTCAAATTTGATGCGACTCATGGACGGACGAAACGACAAACCAAAGCCGACAAATGAAGGCTTGTTTTATCCAATTGTTATTAACATGAATTTAGAAAAAACAAAGCCTGTGAGCATGACGGCATATGATGGGGAatcttaa